In a single window of the Streptomyces sp. HUAS ZL42 genome:
- the mnmA gene encoding tRNA 2-thiouridine(34) synthase MnmA yields MTDTPQRPRPLRVLAAMSGGVDSAVAAARAAEAGHDVTGVHLALSANPQSFRTGARGCCTIEDSRDARRAADVIGIPFYVWDLADRFREDVVEDFIAEYEAGRTPNPCLRCNEKIKFAALLDKALALGFDAVCTGHYAQVVVRADGSRELHRASDMAKDQSYVLGVLDEKQLAHAMFPLGDTVTTKDEIRAEAERRGLAVARKPDSHDICFIADGDTQGFLASRLGKAEGDIVDEAGNRLGTHEGAYGFTIGQRKGLRIGTPAADGKPRYVLDISPVDNTVTVGPAAALDVTGLTAVKPRWCGAPPTGPGTYTAQLRAHGGETEVTAEPVDGSLEVTFAQPVRGVAPGQAIVLYDGTRVVGSATIASTTRAATAVA; encoded by the coding sequence ATGACTGACACTCCGCAGCGCCCCCGCCCCCTCCGCGTCCTCGCCGCCATGTCCGGCGGGGTCGACTCCGCCGTCGCCGCGGCCCGCGCCGCTGAAGCCGGCCACGACGTGACCGGCGTCCACCTCGCGCTCTCCGCGAACCCGCAGTCGTTCCGCACGGGCGCCCGGGGCTGTTGCACCATCGAGGACTCGCGCGACGCCCGCCGCGCCGCAGACGTCATCGGCATCCCGTTCTACGTGTGGGACCTCGCCGACCGCTTCCGAGAGGACGTGGTCGAGGACTTCATCGCCGAGTACGAGGCCGGCCGCACCCCGAACCCGTGCCTGCGCTGCAACGAGAAGATCAAGTTCGCCGCCCTCCTCGACAAGGCGCTGGCGCTGGGCTTCGACGCGGTCTGCACCGGTCACTACGCCCAGGTGGTCGTGCGTGCGGACGGCAGCCGCGAACTGCACCGCGCCTCCGACATGGCCAAGGACCAGTCGTACGTCCTCGGAGTGCTCGACGAGAAGCAGCTCGCGCACGCGATGTTCCCGCTCGGCGACACCGTCACCACCAAGGACGAGATCCGCGCGGAGGCCGAGCGCCGGGGCCTGGCGGTGGCCAGGAAGCCCGACTCGCACGACATCTGCTTCATCGCGGACGGCGACACCCAGGGCTTCCTCGCGTCCCGTCTCGGCAAGGCCGAGGGCGACATCGTCGACGAGGCCGGCAACAGGCTCGGCACGCACGAGGGCGCGTACGGCTTCACCATCGGCCAGCGCAAGGGGCTCAGGATCGGCACCCCGGCCGCCGACGGCAAGCCGCGCTACGTCCTCGACATCTCGCCGGTCGACAACACGGTGACGGTCGGCCCGGCCGCCGCCCTGGACGTGACGGGGCTGACGGCCGTCAAGCCTCGCTGGTGCGGCGCCCCCCCGACCGGCCCCGGCACCTACACGGCCCAGCTCCGCGCCCACGGCGGCGAGACCGAGGTGACCGCCGAACCGGTCGACGGCTCCCTGGAGGTCACGTTCGCGCAGCCGGTCCGGGGCGTGGCGCCCGGCCAGGCGATCGTGCTGTACGACGGCACGCGCGTGGTGGGCTCGGCCACGATCGCGTCGACCACGCGCGCGGCGACCGCGGTGGCGTGA
- a CDS encoding multicopper oxidase family protein: MTHSTEPTSGSGRHSKGAHARSGQRKDEHSKESRGRGGKGVHRRKFLGGMAGAGLAAVGAAGAAFSLLPDAGRNKAGAATNTATLSVPDLLEGTTSDGTTTFTLEAQTGSAEVISGVTSTTAGYNQSFLGPTMKWTKGDTVLLNITNSLGEDTTVHFHGAHVPPKMDGGPQVAFADGETWSPTFEVLDEAMTLWYHPHALGTTAKQAVHGLAGLIIVEDDDTTSAALPSDYGTDDIPLIFQCLAVDDSGDIKYDLSGYLGGNLNFPLLVNGTNVDDTTLTFSATRTRTRFRLLNASPSDIITIQRSDGGTMTQVATDQGYLAEAADVTEIRLVAGARAEMVMDLSADVTLQAVVTTGWVRGGSGTYDFLTVTASGTDTPDDLPGSLRTIDRYDTSDFTARTITLGQSGLNMTINGSVGTTMDAMAMISTTLGAKEIWTITNATQLEHSFHLHDVPYQLIEINGAEPTGVELGWYDTYEVVGGGSIKIAMEFTDFTDDTYMYMLHCHLLQHEDEGMMASLMVTES, translated from the coding sequence ATGACTCACTCCACAGAGCCCACTTCGGGATCCGGTCGACACAGCAAGGGCGCCCACGCGCGAAGCGGTCAGCGCAAGGACGAGCACTCCAAGGAGAGCAGGGGCCGGGGCGGCAAGGGCGTCCACCGGCGGAAGTTCCTCGGCGGCATGGCGGGGGCAGGTCTCGCCGCCGTGGGAGCGGCAGGAGCGGCGTTCTCTCTGCTGCCCGACGCGGGCCGGAACAAGGCCGGCGCCGCGACCAACACCGCGACCCTGTCCGTCCCGGACCTCCTGGAGGGGACCACCTCCGACGGCACGACCACGTTCACGCTCGAGGCGCAGACCGGCTCCGCGGAGGTGATCAGCGGCGTCACCAGCACCACGGCGGGCTACAACCAGTCGTTCCTCGGACCCACCATGAAGTGGACCAAGGGCGACACGGTCCTGCTGAACATCACCAACAGCCTCGGTGAGGACACCACGGTCCACTTCCACGGCGCCCACGTCCCGCCCAAGATGGACGGCGGGCCGCAGGTCGCGTTCGCCGACGGTGAGACCTGGTCGCCGACCTTCGAGGTCCTCGACGAGGCGATGACGCTCTGGTACCACCCGCACGCCCTCGGGACCACGGCGAAGCAGGCCGTGCACGGCCTGGCCGGCCTGATCATCGTCGAGGACGACGACACGACCAGTGCGGCGCTGCCCAGCGACTACGGCACCGACGACATTCCGCTGATCTTCCAGTGCCTGGCCGTCGACGACTCCGGCGACATCAAGTACGACCTGAGCGGCTACCTCGGCGGCAACCTCAACTTCCCGCTGCTGGTCAACGGAACGAACGTCGACGACACGACGCTCACCTTCAGCGCCACCAGGACCCGGACCCGGTTCCGGCTGCTCAACGCGTCGCCCTCGGACATAATCACCATCCAGCGCAGCGACGGCGGCACGATGACCCAGGTCGCCACCGACCAGGGCTATCTGGCCGAGGCCGCCGACGTGACGGAGATCCGGCTGGTGGCGGGTGCCCGGGCCGAGATGGTCATGGACCTCTCCGCGGACGTCACCCTCCAGGCGGTCGTCACCACCGGCTGGGTCCGCGGCGGCAGCGGTACGTACGACTTCCTCACCGTCACCGCGAGCGGCACCGACACCCCGGACGACCTGCCCGGTTCACTCCGGACGATCGACCGCTACGACACCAGCGACTTCACCGCACGCACCATCACGCTCGGCCAGAGTGGGCTGAACATGACCATCAACGGCTCGGTCGGCACGACCATGGACGCGATGGCCATGATCAGTACGACGCTCGGCGCCAAGGAGATCTGGACGATCACCAACGCCACGCAGCTGGAACACTCCTTCCATCTGCACGACGTGCCCTATCAGCTCATCGAGATCAACGGCGCGGAACCGACCGGCGTCGAACTGGGCTGGTACGACACGTACGAGGTGGTCGGCGGCGGCTCGATCAAGATCGCGATGGAGTTCACCGACTTCACCGACGACACGTACATGTACATGCTCCACTGCCATCTCCTGCAGCACGAGGACGAAGGCATGATGGCCTCCCTCATGGTGACGGAGAGTTAG
- a CDS encoding N-acetylmuramoyl-L-alanine amidase, which translates to MGERRTPKDGDRRIGRRALLVGGAVAAVGTAALAREELAHLWWRLPGVEKSRVEGAVDYRGAQWVSASSANFRWADRPADYSIDMVVVHVTQGGFASAVKAFQDPGHRAAAHYIVRKDGRITQMIRELDVAFHAGNREYNERSIGIEHEGFVEKASSFTDAMYASSARLTAGICARYGIPVDREHIIGHVEVPGTDHTDPGKYWDWDRYMRLVRQARTTSA; encoded by the coding sequence ATGGGGGAACGAAGGACTCCGAAGGACGGCGACCGGCGGATCGGGCGGCGTGCGCTGCTGGTGGGCGGGGCCGTGGCCGCCGTCGGTACGGCAGCGCTCGCGCGCGAGGAGCTGGCGCACCTGTGGTGGCGGTTGCCGGGTGTGGAGAAGTCGCGCGTAGAGGGGGCGGTCGACTACCGGGGTGCGCAGTGGGTGTCGGCCTCGTCGGCCAACTTCCGGTGGGCGGACCGGCCCGCCGACTACTCGATAGACATGGTGGTCGTCCATGTCACCCAGGGCGGCTTCGCCAGCGCGGTCAAGGCCTTCCAGGACCCGGGCCACCGTGCCGCGGCCCACTACATCGTGCGCAAGGACGGGCGGATCACCCAGATGATCCGCGAGCTGGACGTGGCGTTCCACGCGGGCAACCGGGAGTACAACGAGCGCAGCATCGGCATCGAGCACGAGGGCTTCGTGGAGAAGGCGTCGTCCTTCACCGACGCGATGTACGCGTCCTCCGCGCGGCTGACGGCGGGGATCTGTGCGCGCTACGGCATACCCGTCGACCGGGAGCACATCATCGGCCACGTGGAGGTGCCGGGGACGGACCACACCGACCCCGGGAAGTACTGGGACTGGGACCGGTACATGCGGCTGGTGCGGCAGGCCCGCACCACCTCCGCATGA
- a CDS encoding SDR family oxidoreductase, with the protein MADMATHVITGAGSGIGAAVARRLHARGDDLVLHARDAGRAKELAAEFPGARTLVGDLADPDKLSWAFSHQTLPDRVDSLLHIAGVVDLGRVGDLTPKTWRHQLNVNLIAPAELTRHFLPQLRTARGHVVFVNSGAGLNAHAEWSAYAASKHGLKALADSLRHEEHASGVRVTSVYPGRTASPMQAKVHRQEGKEYDASQWIDPESVATTILMAIDLPRDAEINDVTVRPGR; encoded by the coding sequence ATGGCGGACATGGCTACTCATGTGATCACCGGGGCGGGTTCCGGCATCGGCGCGGCCGTGGCCCGCCGTCTGCACGCGCGCGGGGACGATCTCGTGCTGCACGCGCGTGACGCCGGCCGGGCGAAGGAGCTGGCGGCGGAGTTCCCCGGGGCGCGGACGCTGGTCGGCGATCTTGCGGATCCCGACAAGCTGAGCTGGGCGTTCTCACACCAGACGCTCCCGGACCGGGTGGACTCGCTGCTGCACATCGCCGGCGTGGTCGATCTGGGCCGGGTCGGCGACCTCACCCCGAAGACCTGGCGCCACCAGCTCAACGTCAACCTGATCGCCCCCGCGGAGCTGACCCGGCACTTCCTGCCGCAGCTGCGGACGGCGCGGGGCCACGTGGTGTTCGTCAACTCGGGCGCGGGGCTGAACGCCCACGCCGAGTGGTCCGCGTACGCGGCGTCGAAGCACGGCCTGAAGGCTCTGGCCGATTCGCTGCGCCACGAGGAGCACGCGAGCGGCGTCCGCGTCACCTCGGTCTACCCCGGCCGCACGGCGAGTCCGATGCAGGCGAAGGTCCACCGGCAGGAGGGCAAGGAGTATGACGCGTCGCAGTGGATCGACCCCGAGTCGGTGGCGACGACGATCCTGATGGCGATCGACCTGCCGAGGGACGCGGAGATCAACGACGTGACGGTGCGGCCGGGCCGCTGA
- a CDS encoding DUF4190 domain-containing protein gives MQLTAPATRPTGTRDADGMAVASFILGLLGLLVLNVFLGPIAIALASVALWRGTTRRGRAYLGLGLGVADLLVLAAFMQADSTISWSF, from the coding sequence ATGCAACTCACCGCACCGGCAACGCGCCCCACCGGTACCCGCGACGCCGACGGCATGGCCGTGGCGTCCTTCATCCTGGGCCTCCTGGGCCTCCTCGTCCTCAACGTCTTCCTCGGCCCGATCGCCATCGCCCTGGCCTCGGTGGCCCTCTGGCGCGGCACGACCCGCCGCGGCCGCGCCTACCTCGGCCTCGGCCTGGGCGTGGCGGACCTCCTGGTCCTGGCGGCATTCATGCAGGCGGACAGCACGATCTCGTGGAGCTTCTGA
- a CDS encoding methionine synthase yields the protein MPGGDAREAAKAVTGTFEDFPFLPELPARGPGADMTGRTAGMLVELYARVEPSGWRIGDHPGRDTKRARSWLGEDLDALEEFTQGYEGPLKVQAVGPWTLAANLELKNGEAALSDPGACRDLTASLTEGLRLHLAETQRRVPGAQLVLQLDEPSLTAVLRGRVKTASGYRTHRAMDRQIVEAALRDVIGVHGDGPVVVHSCAPDVPFALLRRAGAAAISFDFSLLTERDDDAIGEAVEGGTRLFVGTVAGTDGPLSDPAGSVMGVRTLWRRLGLRPGLLAEAVTVTPACGLAGASPEYARGALAHCVRAARSLADNPE from the coding sequence ATGCCCGGCGGCGACGCCCGAGAGGCCGCCAAGGCCGTCACCGGTACGTTCGAGGACTTCCCGTTCCTCCCCGAGCTGCCCGCCCGCGGCCCCGGCGCGGACATGACCGGCCGGACCGCCGGAATGCTCGTCGAGCTGTACGCGCGCGTGGAGCCCAGCGGCTGGCGCATCGGCGACCACCCGGGCCGGGACACGAAACGGGCAAGGTCCTGGCTGGGGGAGGACCTGGACGCGCTGGAGGAGTTCACCCAGGGGTACGAGGGACCGCTGAAGGTGCAGGCCGTAGGGCCCTGGACCCTTGCTGCCAACCTCGAGCTGAAGAACGGCGAGGCCGCCCTCTCCGACCCCGGCGCCTGCCGCGACCTCACCGCCTCCCTCACCGAGGGCCTGCGTCTCCACCTCGCCGAAACCCAGCGCCGTGTCCCCGGCGCCCAGCTCGTCCTCCAGCTCGACGAGCCCTCCCTCACCGCCGTACTCCGCGGCCGCGTGAAGACCGCCAGTGGCTACCGCACCCACCGCGCCATGGACCGGCAGATCGTCGAAGCCGCGCTCCGGGACGTCATCGGGGTTCACGGCGACGGCCCGGTCGTGGTGCACTCGTGCGCACCGGACGTCCCGTTCGCCCTCCTGCGCCGGGCGGGCGCGGCAGCGATCTCCTTCGACTTCTCGCTCCTCACCGAGCGTGACGACGACGCGATCGGGGAAGCCGTGGAAGGAGGCACGCGGCTCTTCGTCGGGACCGTCGCGGGCACCGACGGCCCATTGTCGGACCCTGCCGGTAGCGTCATGGGTGTCAGGACGCTGTGGCGCAGGCTGGGGCTGCGACCGGGCCTTCTCGCGGAGGCCGTCACGGTCACTCCGGCGTGCGGACTCGCGGGCGCTTCCCCCGAGTACGCGCGGGGGGCCCTGGCCCACTGCGTCCGGGCGGCGAGATCCCTCGCGGACAACCCTGAGTAA
- a CDS encoding TetR family transcriptional regulator → MSHTLGIRQAQKQKTRQALLDAALRLLEEQSLSSLGLREVTRAVGVAPTAFYRHFRSTADLGVALVEEALGSLHPMIRDTVSAAETSEERITRAVQLIARHVESHPAHVRFIARERHGGVQSVRAAIRDQLARFAEEVRDELAKDTEAQGWSDDDLLMLAHLYVDQMLITASLFLEALEAPEEERERVAQLATRQMRLITVGRRHWLD, encoded by the coding sequence ATGAGTCACACCCTCGGCATCCGGCAGGCCCAGAAGCAGAAGACCCGGCAGGCCCTCCTGGACGCGGCGCTGCGACTGCTGGAGGAGCAGAGCCTGAGCAGTCTGGGCCTGCGCGAGGTCACCCGCGCGGTCGGCGTCGCCCCGACGGCCTTCTACCGGCACTTCCGTTCCACTGCGGATCTGGGCGTCGCCCTCGTGGAGGAGGCGCTGGGCAGCCTGCACCCGATGATCCGGGACACCGTGAGCGCGGCCGAGACCAGTGAGGAACGCATCACGCGTGCCGTGCAGTTGATCGCCCGTCATGTGGAGAGCCACCCCGCGCACGTCCGGTTCATCGCCCGCGAGCGCCACGGCGGGGTGCAGTCGGTGCGGGCGGCCATCCGGGACCAACTGGCCCGGTTCGCCGAGGAGGTGAGGGACGAGCTGGCCAAGGACACGGAGGCGCAGGGCTGGAGCGACGACGACCTGCTCATGCTCGCCCACCTCTACGTCGACCAGATGCTCATCACGGCCTCGCTGTTCCTGGAGGCCCTGGAGGCGCCGGAGGAGGAGCGGGAGCGCGTGGCGCAGCTCGCGACCCGCCAGATGCGGCTCATCACCGTCGGCCGCCGGCACTGGCTGGACTGA
- a CDS encoding alpha/beta fold hydrolase, translating into MDKKTLSRDGTPIAYGRSGQGPAVILVSGAMSTGATVAPLAALLASRFTVVRYDRRGRGESGDTAPYAVEREVEDLAALIDVVGGEAALYGMSSGGALVLEATASGLPVRQAAVYETPFADFSESGAEERARYTADLTEALDQGRRGDAVELFLRLTGMAEAMIQGARQSPMWAGMEAIAPTLAYDDAVMGGGLVPRERLASITVPVLAVAGSASPAWLRQAVKAVADAVPQGTYRTLEDQTHMVDPNVLAPVLAGFFTQGR; encoded by the coding sequence ATGGACAAGAAGACCCTTTCGCGCGACGGCACCCCCATCGCCTACGGACGCTCCGGACAGGGCCCCGCGGTCATCCTGGTGAGCGGCGCGATGTCGACGGGCGCCACGGTGGCACCCCTTGCCGCCCTCCTCGCGAGCCGCTTCACGGTCGTCCGGTACGACCGCCGGGGCCGCGGGGAGAGCGGCGACACGGCGCCGTACGCGGTGGAACGCGAGGTCGAGGACCTGGCGGCGCTCATCGACGTGGTGGGCGGTGAAGCGGCGCTGTACGGCATGTCGTCGGGCGGTGCGCTGGTGCTCGAGGCGACGGCGAGCGGGCTGCCGGTCCGTCAGGCCGCCGTCTACGAGACGCCGTTCGCCGACTTCTCGGAGTCCGGAGCCGAGGAGCGCGCCCGGTACACGGCGGACCTGACCGAGGCGCTCGACCAGGGGCGGCGCGGGGACGCGGTCGAGTTGTTCCTCCGGCTCACCGGCATGGCCGAGGCGATGATCCAGGGCGCCCGCCAGTCCCCCATGTGGGCCGGCATGGAGGCGATCGCGCCGACCCTGGCGTACGACGACGCCGTCATGGGCGGCGGTCTGGTGCCCCGGGAACGGCTGGCGTCGATCACCGTTCCCGTCCTGGCCGTCGCCGGCTCGGCGAGCCCCGCATGGCTGCGCCAGGCCGTGAAGGCCGTCGCGGACGCCGTGCCGCAGGGCACCTACCGCACGCTGGAGGACCAGACCCACATGGTGGACCCGAACGTCCTGGCGCCGGTGCTGGCCGGCTTCTTCACACAGGGGCGGTAG
- a CDS encoding TIGR00730 family Rossman fold protein: protein MRISVFLSAADLDDRYTRPAREFANLLGKGGHTLVWGGSDVGLMKVVADGVQEAGGRLCGVSVDFLAAKARQGADEMVIAKDLAERKKLLLEKADAVVIMVGGTGTLDEATEILELKKHGHTDKPVVLLNTAGFYDGLKEQFRRMEDEGFLPRPLTDLVFFAEEAVGALAYLEERRGVE, encoded by the coding sequence ATGCGCATCTCTGTCTTCCTCTCCGCCGCCGACCTCGACGACCGATACACGCGCCCCGCGCGGGAATTCGCGAACCTGCTGGGCAAGGGCGGTCACACCCTCGTCTGGGGCGGCTCGGACGTCGGCCTGATGAAGGTGGTCGCCGACGGTGTGCAGGAGGCGGGAGGCCGGCTCTGCGGGGTCTCCGTGGACTTCCTCGCCGCCAAGGCACGCCAGGGCGCGGACGAGATGGTGATCGCGAAGGACCTCGCCGAGCGGAAGAAACTGCTCCTCGAGAAGGCCGACGCGGTGGTGATCATGGTCGGCGGGACGGGGACGCTCGACGAGGCGACGGAGATCCTGGAGCTGAAGAAACACGGCCACACGGACAAGCCAGTGGTCCTCCTCAACACCGCGGGCTTCTACGACGGCCTGAAGGAGCAGTTCCGGCGCATGGAGGACGAGGGCTTCCTGCCCCGCCCGCTCACCGACCTGGTGTTCTTCGCGGAGGAAGCGGTGGGGGCGCTGGCCTACCTGGAAGAGCGCAGGGGCGTGGAGTGA
- a CDS encoding cysteine desulfurase family protein, giving the protein MAYLDHAATTPMLPEAAEALTAQLSITGNASSLHASGRQARRTVEESRETLAEALRARPSEVVFTSGGTEADNLAVKGLYWSRRDADPARTRVLASPVEHHAVLDAVHWLGEHEGATIEYLPVDPYGRVHPEALREAVARNPHDVALATVMWANNEIGTVMPIRELADAAGEFDVPLHADAVQAFGQVPIDFAASGLAAMTVSGHKIGGPYGIGALVLGREYTPVPVLHGGGQERHVRSGTLDVPAIASFAVAGRLAAEQREWFTREIGALRDSLVEAVRTAVPDAILGGDPSPEGRLPANAHFTFPGCEGDSLLLLLDAQGIECSTGSACTAGVAQPSHVLLATGTDPDLARGTLRFSLGHTSTEADVEAVAKAIGPAVERARAAGLT; this is encoded by the coding sequence ATGGCATACCTCGACCACGCCGCGACAACCCCGATGCTCCCGGAGGCGGCAGAGGCACTCACCGCCCAGCTGAGCATCACGGGCAACGCCTCCTCCCTCCACGCATCCGGCCGCCAGGCCCGCCGCACGGTCGAGGAGTCCCGCGAAACCCTCGCCGAAGCGCTTCGCGCCCGCCCGAGCGAGGTCGTCTTCACCTCCGGCGGCACCGAGGCCGACAACCTCGCCGTCAAGGGCCTGTACTGGTCCCGCCGCGACGCCGACCCGGCCCGCACCCGAGTCCTCGCCAGCCCCGTCGAGCACCACGCGGTCCTCGACGCGGTGCACTGGCTCGGCGAACACGAGGGCGCCACGATCGAGTACCTCCCGGTCGACCCGTACGGACGGGTCCACCCCGAGGCCCTTCGCGAGGCCGTCGCCCGCAACCCCCACGACGTCGCCCTGGCCACGGTCATGTGGGCGAACAACGAGATCGGCACGGTGATGCCGATCCGTGAACTCGCCGACGCCGCAGGGGAGTTCGACGTCCCTCTGCACGCCGACGCCGTCCAGGCCTTCGGCCAGGTCCCCATCGACTTCGCCGCCTCCGGGCTCGCCGCGATGACGGTCTCCGGCCACAAGATCGGCGGGCCGTACGGCATCGGCGCCCTGGTCCTCGGCCGCGAGTACACCCCCGTACCCGTCCTGCACGGTGGCGGCCAGGAGCGCCACGTCCGCTCCGGCACTCTCGACGTCCCCGCGATCGCGTCCTTCGCGGTAGCCGGACGCCTGGCCGCCGAGCAGCGCGAGTGGTTCACCCGGGAGATCGGCGCCCTGCGCGACAGCCTGGTGGAAGCGGTCCGTACGGCGGTGCCCGACGCGATCCTCGGCGGCGATCCGTCCCCTGAGGGCCGCCTCCCGGCGAACGCCCACTTCACCTTCCCCGGCTGCGAGGGGGACTCCCTCCTCCTCCTGCTCGACGCCCAGGGCATCGAGTGCTCCACCGGCTCCGCCTGCACCGCCGGGGTCGCACAGCCCAGCCATGTCCTGCTCGCCACCGGCACCGACCCCGACCTTGCCCGTGGCACGCTCCGTTTCTCCCTCGGCCACACCTCCACGGAGGCCGACGTGGAGGCGGTCGCCAAGGCCATCGGCCCGGCGGTGGAGCGGGCCAGGGCGGCGGGTCTGACGTAA
- a CDS encoding DUF427 domain-containing protein, with amino-acid sequence MADGHTITIEQGTQRVRVVRGEQVLAETDRPLLLKETGCPVRYYIPAEDVRLDLLTPSDTHTYCPFKGTASYWSLPGAADLVWAYPDPKPDVAQIKDHLCFYEVEVS; translated from the coding sequence ATGGCCGATGGACACACGATCACGATCGAGCAGGGCACGCAGCGCGTACGGGTCGTCCGCGGGGAGCAGGTGCTTGCGGAGACCGACCGGCCCCTCCTCCTGAAGGAGACCGGCTGTCCCGTGCGGTACTACATCCCGGCCGAGGACGTACGCCTCGACCTCCTCACCCCTTCCGACACCCACACGTACTGCCCCTTCAAGGGCACGGCGTCCTACTGGTCGCTGCCCGGCGCGGCGGACCTCGTCTGGGCCTATCCCGACCCCAAGCCCGACGTCGCGCAGATCAAGGACCATCTGTGCTTCTACGAAGTGGAAGTGTCGTGA
- a CDS encoding DUF1304 domain-containing protein, whose amino-acid sequence MNLVSQVFALIAAVTHIVVGTLERFFYDRPAVRVLLTTSTADAPEVTLWRSGVAVYNILLGLGLVAGVIALQGGSTTAGRTLVIYLCAFLIVSALVFAASFPRLWRGALGQGLPPAVALLAAALS is encoded by the coding sequence GTGAACCTCGTCTCGCAGGTCTTCGCCCTGATCGCGGCCGTGACCCACATCGTCGTCGGCACGCTGGAGCGCTTCTTCTACGACCGTCCCGCGGTCCGCGTCCTGCTCACCACGTCCACGGCGGACGCGCCCGAAGTCACCCTGTGGCGCTCGGGAGTCGCCGTCTACAACATCCTGCTCGGCCTCGGTCTCGTCGCCGGTGTGATCGCCCTCCAGGGCGGCAGCACCACGGCCGGCCGCACCCTGGTCATCTACCTCTGCGCGTTCCTGATCGTCTCCGCGCTCGTTTTCGCCGCTTCCTTCCCCCGCCTGTGGCGCGGTGCTCTGGGGCAGGGGCTGCCGCCGGCGGTCGCCCTGCTGGCGGCAGCGCTCTCCTGA